From Arachis hypogaea cultivar Tifrunner chromosome 3, arahy.Tifrunner.gnm2.J5K5, whole genome shotgun sequence:
GCATCCCAATTTGATGTTCCAATTTTTCAAAGGAGAATTTcggaagtgactttgtaaataaaattGCCAGATTATCGCTTGAGCGGATCTATTGGACATCAATTGTTCGttgattttgaaaatcatgaatgaagaagaatttgggagaaatatgctttgttttaTCACCTCTGacgtatccacccttaagttgagcaatgcatgttgtattatcttcaaacaaaatagttggagctatcttatgatcaatcagtccacatgatgacagaatatattggattaaaCTCCTGaggccaaaaacactcgcgactagcttcatctATCGCTAGTATTTctgcatgattagaggatgttgctgcaattgtctgtttcgtggacctccatgatatagctgtaccaccatatgtgaacaggtatcctatttgagatctccctttgtgtggatcagacaagtgtccagcatctgcatagctaacaaattgtgacttggattcatatggataaaacaaatccatatcaattgttccatgaagatatcgaaaattttgtttgattccattccaatgtcttttggttggagaggaactatacattGTTAGTAAATTCACTgcaaatgatatgtcaggtcctgtattattagcaagatacattagcactCCAATAGCACTAATATACAGTACtttaggaccaaggatatcttcatttccTTGTTTAGTACGGAATTGAtctttttccacatccaaagaccttaTAATCATTGggatacttaatggatgtgacttatccatataaaatctcttcaagattttttctgtgtatgttgtttgatgaataaagatcccattttttgtaagCTCAATCTACAGGccaagacaaaatttagtctctCCAACATCTTTCATCTCAAACCCTTAttttagagcttttataattgttggaatctcttcaagggttccaatgatatttaaataatcaacatacacagcaattataatgaatccagatgcagatttctttatgaaaacacatgggtagatatcatcattcttaaatccattttggccagatactcagtgcTGAACTGAGCTGTACGGTTCAGGATTGGATGAGGACAAAGTGGCCGACCTCTTATAGCACTGTTGAAATTGACCTcttccaaagagctcggccaaataaccatagaggcccaagaaggcccaaagcAGAGGCTCGCAGCCCACTTAAAGGCGGCAAGTCAAAAGATAAGTGATCTCATCcatgaaagataagataaagataactaacttatcccaaggaaggtcactctacactactataaatacactggagcaaccaagtataactcatactctgattctacacaaaaaaatcTGCCTAAAGcctgtgctaacttaagcatcggagtctcttgcaggtaccaccaccctccggtgattgAAGATCAACAAGCACCTCAAGATCCAGCAAATCAGACACAATAGCTCTGATCAAATCagtagatctcatccgagatcgatcttcagttttaggtaaccctcgaaacattggcgccgttgccggggaccctggaagtcatcccatcaccatggcaaaCAACCCTGCCAACGACCTTAACTCTGGATTAGAAGAAGGAACGCCACTCAAAAATGCGAATGCCACACCAACCTCCCCTAAGGACATACAACAACCCAAGGGAGACAAACAACCTCAAAACACAGAGATCTTAGATGTCATCCGTGACTAACAAGatcgcctcaaacagctcgaGCGAGAGGCTGAGCATCAGCGAGAGGCCGAGAGAGACCTCCGGAGAGAAACAAGACGGTGTCGAGAGctggaggacaagctcctaaagctcgaagccAACCTCAACACTAAGACCACTCGATCCAGCTGCGAATATATCCCTCACAAAGACCAAGATCCGTTCacaaaagagatcatgaaagctaaggtCCCAAAAGACTTTAGTGCCCCCGACATGACCCGGTACGACGGTACGTCTGATCCGagtcatcatctcagtaatttcagaagtcggatgtatctcacagatgcctcagatgcaatccgttataaagccttcccgaccacttTGACCAAGACGACAATAAAGTGGTTTAACAGCTTCGATGACCTCACCAAGAAATTCTTAGCTAGATtttccatccagaaagacaaagccaaaCATACTCCAAGCCTActagggattaagcaaggagatcgggaatgTCTCCGTAGTTACATGGAGatattcaacaaagcatgcttggATATACAAAATCTTTCAACaaaagcagccatcatgggtctcatcaatggcctacgagaaggaccctttagtcactccatatacAAAAAGCATCCAACATCTCTCAACGAGGTTCAAGAATGGGTGGAAAATTACATTAATATGGAtgaaaactcccgattaggagaaacctcaaagactagattctcctacccacctcgggATAAGGTTAAATAGTCTAGGAAGAAAGAAGACCAACCTACTAAGAAACCCaggaagtaccacaactacacccctcttcgggtgtctctagTGGACGTTTACTGAGAGATATGCAACACGGAGAAGATCCCACCGCCTCGCCCGATTAAACACAAGAGAGGAGGAAGTCGAACAGAGTATTGCGAATACCACCAAATCTATGGGCATTCTACCAGCGATTGctacgacctaaagaatgtcatagaaaagttggCACGAGAAGGGAGATTAGATCGGTTTTTAGCCAATAGAGTGGATGCACCAAAATAGAGatgaagggatgaagaggtcggacgagttgaacatcCCCCTCACACCTCtgagagacacgtccacatgataaacagaggatttgcaggaggatgGATCTttaatcatcccgcaaaagacacctcaaagaggtgtaTGATGTCGGAGAGAGGGACAGCTCACCCAACCTCCCCACTATCACGTTCACTCAAGAAGACGCCACAGGCATCATCCCCGGGGCATGATGACCCCGTGGTCATTACTATCATACTCGCCAATGCCAATCTCCACCGAAcgttggtagaccaaggaagctctgcaGATATCTTGTTCAAATTTGGCTTCGACAAGCTTGGCCTACAAGAGAAAGAGCTTAGAGCTTATCCAGATAACTTGTTCGGACTCGGAGACgccccaatccaaccacttgggtacATCCCACTGCACACAAGATTTGGAAAAGGAACACGGTCTAGGACGTtgagcatagactacatcgtagtcgacgtgaaCTCCGCATACAATGCCTTCATAGGTCGGACGACGTTAAATCAGCTCACCGTGGTAGTCTccactccacacctatgcatgaagttcccaactacagaagggatcgcTATCATAAAGGGGGACCAAAATCTCAGGCGACACTGTTACAACAAAAGTCTGGACCTTAAAGGCAACCCCAGAGGAAAGGAAACCAATACTATAGAACTCGGGGGAATCTAAGCTCGTGAGGAACTTCGCCCCCAACCAAAAGGTGAGATCGAAGAAGTTCAAATCGGAGATATTCGAGACAAAACAACAAACATAGGGGTGAATATACGAGGAGACCTAAAGGAGCTGCTAATAAAGCTCCTAAGGGATAATTccaacctctttgcatggaaggccgccgaCATGCCTGGTATCGATCCCAGACTAATGTGTCATAAGTTAACGGTATATCCTGGGTCCCAGCCAGTGCAACAGAAGTGTAGGAAGCTCGGCCCGGAGAGGTCGTAAGCTGTCAAAGAGCAGGTACAAGACTTGCTAGAAgtagggttcataagggaggtaaagTACCCATTATGTCTAGCCAATGTAGTATTAGTCAAgaagtcaaatggaaagtggcggatgtgcactaattacaccgacctcaacaaagcctgcccaaaagacctcTACCCACTCCCGAGCATAGACATACTAGTCAACGCTTAATCAGGGTatcagtacctctccttcatggacgcttactcgggatacaatcaaatcccaatgtatcaacccgaccaggagaaaacctcattcttaaccccaagaGCAAGCTACTGCTACATAGTCATGCCCTTCAAACTCAAGAACGCAAGGGCTACATACCAGAGACTGATGAACAAAGTTTTTGCCAATCACATTGGGAAACTGatggaggtttatgtagatgacatgttGGTAAAGACACAAAGAGAGGAAATGTTGTTATCCGACTTCACTGaggtgttcgacaccataagaaagcataagATGAGACTTAATCTCGTGAAGTGCACATTCGCGGTAGAGGCTGGcgaattcttgggcttcatgctcactcaaagagggatcgaagtaaaaccggataaatgccaggccatactttaAATGAAAAGTCTGACCTATGTCAAAGaggtccagcagctcaatggaagactagcggctctatctagattcctagctggatcggccttaagatctctccctttctacgCAATACTAAGGAAGGGACAAAGGTTTGAGTGGACCTtagaatgcgaacaagccttccaagacttcaagacattcttggggcaaccacccatcttAACCCGACCTAGGGAAGGTGTGGAACTAATCCTATACCTCGCTgtaggaaatcgggcaatagcctcgaCACTAGTCAGaaaagacgaaaatgggcaacaacctatctacttcatcagtaaggcttGGCAAGGGGAtgaactgaactatcaaaagatagaaaagtttgcttacGCCAATATATTTACTTCCCGACGACTccgaccatactttcaagctcacaccattagagTACGGACCAACCAACCTATAAAAAGTATTGTACAGAAAATAGACTTAGTTAGAAGAATCCTACAATAGGTAGTCGAATTATCCGAATTTGACCTCAAATATGAAGCTCGGATAGCTATCAAGTCTCAGTACCTGGCTGACTTCACCGcaaagtacactgacaccccaggCACCCCCACAGAGTGGAGCTTCTATGTGGATGGCTCTTCAAACAAAATTGGGAGTGGCACAGGCATCATTTtagaaagtgatcagggaaccTAAATCAAGCTATCATTAAGGTTCGAGTTCCCCACCTCaaataaccaagctgaatacgaggctCTACTggttggtttgaagctggctagggaggtaggAGCTCAGAAACTTACCATTTTCAGTGATTCACAGGTAGTCACCTCGCAAATAGAATAGAGCTACcaggccaaggatcccaccatgaagaaaTACCTAGACAAAACCAAAGAATAGCTCGGACAATTTAGGGGATATGAGGTCTGACATATAACCCGGGAATAAAATACCCGAGCTGATGccctttcaaaactagccaacaacAAACCAAGGGGCAGTAATTGAAGCCTCATATAGAAAACACTACAAAACCCATCAATCTTGGAGGAAGAGAATATCTTAATCATATCAGGTCAAGaccaagggtggatgactcccatagtTAGCTATCTCAAGTCTGAAACACTCCTCACAGATAAATAGGAGGCAAACAGGCTAGTACGAGAAGCGTAGTACTACACCATAGTGAACGACATCCTATATAGGAGAGAAATCtctacacccctcctaaaatgcgtccTGACCTCCGCTACAAGGAAAGTTCTTGAGGAAGTGCACAGTGGCATGTGTGGCAACCACCTCGGGGTGCGAGCTCTGGcaaaaaaggtactccgagctggcTTTTATTGGCCAACGTTGCAcaaggaagcaacagagttcgtcaaACATACCCCCCATGTCAGAAgcacgccaacttccacatcgcacCACCGGAAGAACTCATTTGTGTcacttcaccctggccattcacAAAGTGGGGGCTCAACCTCCTCGAGTCcccacaaaatggattgaggctgAGCCGTTAGCCACTGCCACCAcccaaagaagtcggaagttCCTATACAGAAACATTGTCACCAGGCTTGGGGTCTCATgctccattaccacagacaatggcactcagttcGACACGAGCTTTAGAAACCTGGTAGCCGATTTGAAAATCAAGcactagttcacctctgtagagcacccacaagccaatggacaggagaaagccaccaacaaagtcatactggctggtTTAAAATAGAGACTACAGAAcgccaagggagcttgggccgaagagctcccacaagttctACGGGCATACCGGACAACACCACACTCCACCATTGGAGAATCACCATTCTGTcttgcttatggaatggaggtaATGATTCCCATTGAAGTAGAAGAAGGATCCCCTATAGTGATCCTTTACAACGTAGACACCAACTCCCAagctcaaagagaagagctcgacctacttccagaagtccgagaaagagttcggatcaaagaggaagccctaaagcgtcgaatggctctgaggtataatcggaaggtaatccagcgaagcttcgccaccaacgatctcatcttaatccgaaatgacatcggagcaggtcggtcaggagaagggaagctagcagctaactagaAAGGGCCATACTAAGTTACAGAAGTACTAGGAAAAGGCTACTAtaaggtgtccgacctcgaagggcgagagctgccaaggtcatggcatgcctgtaacctaagaaggtactatagctgaaaaatagtaaagatcttaggtcaaggcgcactctttttcctaaaaaggtttttcaatgaggcgccaggccgagatctaaaaGACTGCCcaacctagaagggtaagcactcgcATGTACACacttttatctatatttttatctCATTATTATTTGAATGAAAGTTATCAATTCCCTAAAAAACGTtttctaccaagacgcattaatctaagctcataaaacgcgaaattcatcgcccgattacaagaGGTCGGCAAAGTGAAGTGATAGAAGcaaattaatgcaagaagttataaaaagtaacccataaaaaGTGGCTTGATGAGGTCTAACTAaaaaatgggattactaaaaataacttaagaaggcccgacagagaagtcggaccaaggaAAGGATCACTGAAAAGGGACAAAAATATCTTGCAAAGGCCAAAGAAAGGTTAAAAAACCAAGGCCTGAAGTGCTCAGCTAAAAAGGTATAAAGTCCTGAAAAGGATTCTACTTAAAGCAAGAAGCACGGTCTAAAAACTGAGTTAGAAAGTTGTCCCAACAAACTACCAAGAAAGGGTTCTAACACTACCTATAAAAGTTGTTGGGAACTGGCTAAAAAGCCTAGACAATAAAGCCATAAAGGTCGACATCAACAAGGCGCGATCTAAGAGACAAAAAGTGCTTAGCTGAAAAAACACAAAAAGCGAACGCACAAATTGAATGaaggctaaaaagtcatccaaataaACTAAAAGGGTTCCACATGAGAACACTACAAAGTTACTTGGAATTCGACTAAGAAGCCCGAACGGCAAGTCACGAAGACGATATAGCTATCCAAAGAGAGGACACAACCAGAAGGCCAAAAAGGGTATCCCAAAAGGTGAAACGCCACCTCAATAGGTGTCAAACCAAAGAAACCTAAAGCACTTACATAAAGGTCGTAGAGCAACCTCCTCCAAACAAAGGTTGAAAAAAGGCTGCCTAAACGGCATCCCAAGAGTTTAAAGTGTTTGTTGTTAAAATAAAGTTGCTAGGAGGCAACTAAGTATCATAGAGTCAACCAAGGGAAATTACAAAAAGGTAACAAGTTCAACAAAGTCCACAAGTCGGACTATACCAAATACAAAACAAAGATATAAGGAAATCGTCAAGGATCGGAAGTCACATGAGTAGCGGCACCCTTAGGAGGAGGAGGCATGATCAAGATTGGGGTAGCATTAACAACTCCATCCAACCCACTCAGAACTTTGACATCAGGCTCAGGCTCAGGAGGGACCACGTTGGCAGAAGGGGTCATAGAGGCTGAAGTTGTAGCAGACTTGGCTGGTGGCACAAGGGGAGGAccctcatcctcatcatcaggagcaggcacaatcttgccatcctccacCATGTTCTCCATACTAAATAAGGTGAGGTCaagctcgggagcaagaacccagACCTGGGCCTTTAAATTCTCATACATCTCGGTCATGCTGCTCACCATATgcccctggagctcggcatagtcATCCTGCCTAGATTGAAGCCTCTCCTTAGTCTCTAACAGCTCGCCATATGTGTGGGTATAGCTCTCCTTAGACTTCTTGGCCATCTCCTCGGCCAGGTTGGCAGACGCTTCCGCTGTAGTAGCTCGAGACTTCTCTTTCTCAACATTAAGCTCCAATTTAGCTACCCTAGCATCCAGCTCATCTTTCAAAGCCTTAATCCTGTCATACTCAGACTTAGCATCCTCTATGAAGGCTTTGGTAGCACGAACCGGGGAATCCTGAATAACTCGGGATAAGGCCGCACCAAGATTGGCTATCCAAATACTATTGCTTGTTATAAAATCGAGATggtgaaggatggacacatcatcaGTTGAAACTTGACCATAAGGACCAATCAACTTTGTAGCAAAACCCACACCATCAAACTCTTTATCATCAAGATTATAACTCCCAACAGTCTTTTGCTTTTTAGGAGGGGGGCCAGCAGAAGTAGGGGAAGAGACAGCACCAGAGGTCGTCTGTGACGGGTCAGATGGAACTGTCCAAACTCGCGGGGTCGGGATAATCTTGCTCGGACCCTGAGACTCAAATGCCAATTTCTTGAGAGGCAACTGAGCCGAAGACCCCTCTCCCAAAGTCTTCTATGACAAGTTCTGGGCAGCCACAGCCTTCTTGGCCTTGCGGAAAGACTTTATAGAATCTGAAGATTTAACCATATTTGAAAAGAAGCCAGGAAAACAGTTACACAGTAGAAAAAAGAACAAAGACCACAAAAAGTAAAAAGATAACCACTTCTATGAATAAAGAGGTCGGGTACTACCTAGTTCAGCACGGAGAagggaaggatctcctagaaacCTCTTTGTATCCAGgtgaggaggctccccccaatgcTCCTCCAAAACACCTACCAAGGCCTATTCTACCTCGCCTAAACTTTCCCAAGGGTACTTGACTACTACTATGTCTTTTTGCCACCATAAAGGAAAGGTCGActcatcattttcatctaaaAAGAAAGGGCGAGcatcctcaacagctcggaccttaaagtAGTAGTTCTTAAAGTCTCAAAAGGACTCATCAAACATCAAAAACACTTTCTTCCCCTGGGTAGCTCGGAAGAAAATTCAAGaagctttcttcttggccaccccatattttgtcaaaacaaaaagataaagaaaaagggaTATGGTAGGTCGGACACCCAACTCTTGGCACAATAATTGAAATATCTTCATAAAagcccaagaattggggtgaagctttAAAGGGGCCACATTACAGGTCCACAAGAGTTCGGTCTCAAAGGTAGTAAAAGGAATGGTAATATTCAGCAGGGAAAAGAAGTAACTGTAAGCATAGAAAAATGGGACGCTCTTCTCGGCCCAAGGGAGGGAAGctaactgataaaccccatttttagggtttatcatgtgcTTAATCTAGtatattttatccattattctcacacttattcatacaatttgcatgttttacgttttccttcttgattttgtgctatgattggaaacatgcttctttggccttaattttgctaattttaatcctctcttattaccattcgatgcgtTGATATGTGTGTCAATTGAATTCAGGGTTtactaaccctctcctcagggtcaggaGACACCaattcataattcttctcatcctcCTTACTACTACAGATCCTATGAAACCTCCTAAGCTTCTCACAGTACTCAGGGTCGGCAACAGTAACACACATCAACACTATAGAGTCTAACCAATCGGCCATACCAGCAGGGACCTTGGTTGACATCTCGACAATGTTCTTACGAGAAGACATAAAGCAACTACACCtacaacaagaaaaataaaaggagtcACTACCAAAACAACTCGGACAGCTATAGAAAATGAAGGAACAACTAAAGGTAACAAGTATGGCAGCAAAAGGGCACCTCGGGATTAATgcaaaacaaagaaataaaaaaacaaaggggcaccctttggaggcagtacAGATGCAAAATAAAACACATAGGAAGATCAAAACCCTAGCCCCATCACCAAAAAGGAAAAAGGTTCACCTAAAGCACCTATATTTCCCCAAACCAAGCAAAATGTTGCAACCTCAaaaaagtattatcaccggaAAGCTCTCAAAAAGCTCAGGCAAAGATCCAAAAAAAAGCATGCAACAGTAAAGTACAGAGAAGCACAATGATCAAAAAGCATAATATAAAAAGGGATGAAATGAGAGCACCAACCTACAGAAGAAGCTAAACGAGCAAGCAGCAAGCCACGAACAATCTTCACCCAAGGTAATGGAAGCTCCAAAAATCTAAGAAAGGAACGATCTTGAGGATGAAGGAAAGGTAGCTTCTTTTGCTGGGCAAAAGACATGCAAAGAGCAAACTTCAGGAAGAAAACGAGCTCAGGGGTAAGATCGAAGGACAAAACGAAATAGAAGGGAGAAGGAAACTGAAACTAAGAGCAAAACCTCTACTTTAATTTCAAACAAAAGGTTTAAATAGGGAAAAGAAATGGCAAAACAAATTGAAAACACTATTATTGAGGCTTTTAAAGGcactcgcacgttcccaaagaaGCTAAACGCACCCCAAAAAACACATCGCAAATTAAAAATCTAGAAACGCTTCGCATTTAAGCAACAGCAACGCTAAAGATTCGCCCGAGGAGGAACTGCTCTAAACCCACCAAAACAAATGCTCAAGCACGACTTCCTCAAAAGGGTCGAAGTCTAAAAACACGACCTCAAGGGGAAGAtcgaagctcaagcaggggcactgttcataccctgaacCGAGCTGTACGGTTCAGGATTGGACGAGGACAAAGCGGCCGACCTCTTATAGCACTGTTGAAATCGACCACTTCCCAAGAGCTCGGCTAAATGACCATAGAGGCTCAAACATATCCAAAGCAGAGGCTCGCAACCCACTTGAAGGCGGCAAGTCAAAAGATAAGTGATCTCATCCacgaaagataagataaagataactaacttatctcaaagaaggtcactctacactactataaatacactggagcacccaggtataactcataccctgattctacacaaaaaacctgcctaaagcccgtgctaacttaagcatcagagtctcttgtaggtaccaccatcCTCCGATGATTGAAGATCAACAAGCACCTCAAGATCCAGCaaatcggacacaacagctccgatcaCATCAGTAGAtatcgtctgagatcgaccttcagtttcaggtaaccgtCGGAACACTCAGTAAGACTTATATCACATTCGTGCAGATTGCTCCAggccatataaagatctttgttagttgactgagtataacccctatGAATGTTCATTGGATGATTTAGATATCTTtcatccttcagggactttcatgtagatatcacgatctaatgatccatataagtaggctgttaccacatccattaaatgcatatgtagtttatggtatgcggataaactgaccaaataatgtTATTACATCTACTACGGGAGATTatatttcttcataatctatacccaACCTtggtgaaaaaccttgtgccacaagtcgagctttgtagcgtacaacttcatttttctcatttttttctcacaaatacccatctgtaTCCAACAAGTTTTACATCTTCTCGTGTACGGACTACAAgtccaaagacttcacatttTGCAAGTGAATCTAACTCAGCCTTTAtagcttcccattttggccaatcattcctttgtcaacATTCTTTGACTGTTCTTGGCTCAAAATCCTTATTTTCATGcgtgatatttaatgccacattatatgcaaatatttcattgacaattgtcttatttcgattccatttttctcctgtaaagacataatttatcgagatctcgtcattttcacaatttttagttacctgaacatcttctggcatcaaaactatatcagaattttggacaactgcaagtGTCTTTACCATgtatttatctttttcaacaggaatagtatttacctcttttctttttcgaagatttttatttttgaaactgACAGGCCTACCATGCTTCTGACATGAATTTGTTTCGGTGGCCATTTGTCCGAcggggacatcaattcgaattgaagcattttcagctggtatataggatttagttatcttttttgtatcagaaaatgtattaggcaattcatttgctattctttgcaaatgtataatcttttgaacttccaaagaaaataaatataaaataaagaaatgtaaataaataaatctagTATTATTGTTCACCACAATtaatatctcaatataatagaaataattca
This genomic window contains:
- the LOC140183527 gene encoding uncharacterized protein, coding for MSERGTAHPTSPLSRSLKKTPQASSPGHDDPVVITIILANANLHRTLVDQGSSADILFKFGFDKLGLQEKELRAYPDNLFGLGDAPIQPLGYIPLHTRFGKGTRSRTLSIDYIVVDVNSAYNAFIGRTTLNQLTVVVSTPHLCMKFPTTEGIAIIKGDQNLRRHCYNKSLDLKGNPRGKETNTIELGGI